tccttcggtgccatcctatacggtgcgatggacacaggtGCCATTCcagcaacaagtctattccaaactcaacttctcgattcggaggcaatcttggaagctcctccgaaaaaacatcttagaactcctttacgatcctaaccttatccactgtcagtccctcctcttctgactgacttgcaaatgccaaataggcctcacaacctttccaaatccacttttcggctcttaatgccgacaccacattggacaaataatcccttcgctcacctgtcaccataacctcctcatcctttgtggtccttaacaccattcatttagcagcacaaactagggtcgccttatgcttaacaagccagtccattcccaaaatgagatcaaactctccgaacggtaactccatcagatctccagggaaaatcttaccttgagtttctaagggtacatccctatacagtttgtctaccctaaccgagtgactcaaatgacttagtacagataccccactcacaatctcctcagagcagtccaagttgtccataatccgttctgtggcctccaaccaatattccgccacattcggggctataccagacgtacccctaaagatctccgctccgttggcccagagtcgttcagaaatcgatcctcgaatttcgttgTCCGAACTTGTTccggtaaccctttccagaacacgaagcattgcctgtgacagggcatcatcctcggtgGCCCTATCATACGATCCATTCTCATccgtcggtggtggtcgtgctactccagtgggtatgtgttcagaagacgaagttCCAGCTTGAGTattacctcggcctcgaccacggcctcttccccgagtagctctcgtactcatatcgatttatcttgattacCAATTTTTAtacatcaattcaatattccagtgtttattacagatgttttatgaatcagacagtaattcaaagtttgttttcgcagaatcaagtctagctacgatttgaTTTCTTATCGatttttcctatggtttcagtatcatcctatctagagtatcctagcggaTTTCATGATGAtagataagtcagaaaaatatttagaagagttcagagtaatacttacaggcttgggtcggagattcggaatgccaccttctaaatatctaaattttgaaaatcgagtttttcgcattctttataaaattttcgctttcgaaaatctttgtttttgtaaacccattccacagccgagttgttgtaacctaggctctgataccactaaatatagcaccccaaacccggcccagaagttatggtcggatctggcataccacatcaaaaacgtaaaaaaaatatttccattctaagtccagaaaatcgtacttgatgttcaaaagattaattcattaagggttaaagtgaatggaagctgtgcaccaggtaggaaaccggaaaagaggtggtgagtccatcggactgcttaagtaccaagctctcttcggatctaatcctagacatgcataccgccattgccataccttaacgtcatggatatttctaggaaacaattcgattaagtcatttttaggaaaagtgattaattttggaaaatactttcattgcggaagctttgcttgttgtcgtgttattttgaaatcaactgttgtttttgaaaacgcgccctaaagctatccaatttcaatagttaaaataagtattacctatcttagtaatacatattaaaaaccatcaaaaataaataagcggccttattacatttaaaagcccaaaacctcaaacgtaattaaaaggatgtccagttcacggaagaaaatcaaactttcgagcgggtggtcACTCAaaattcctcacgactccaagcccactatggttggggatttctgcgtggatgaaaataaaaggggtgagtttggggaaactcggtgtgtaaagaaaacccattcaaagcccaagtcagctcaagcccattgggctaagcccattcagtaatgagtggtcttgggcgagccctttcagattacaataaagcgggccttagcccttattcagataatgatatggcccataggcccatttcaaaatacatgcaacatcggtaaacatatgcaagctcATTTGGGAGACtattcaacccaccaaccactacacttcaccgtaccagccatacactccatgtgggaatagctcaacccacccattttaacactccacgattctgccCTTTgcttgctcgattaacgataaattgaggcaaagcctccaagtatggacaagccactttcggtacttcctcgtcaatatcccaatcccatgcatcgataataacaacatggcatgcagaaataacaacatcaaacatgcatttaagttaatttaaccctaggggtatttggtaatttatctactaggggtaaaccgtaaattttccattttaaaggtatttcagtaatttatctattttagggtttttcatgcatattcctacttttcacgtactaacgtaatcactaccgagggttcttactgaattgggcccgttggcccatcattcaattttggcccattaagcccaaaaatatcgagggcacgtaaatcatgcactttgcgtccacattttgcagcttaccaaaaacattaatcgatttacctcacgagcattcgcacactcgcaaatctacaaaatacggttttcgaCATTTGACTTttgcttttgccgatctagactaagaaagaggtgttagttacacactgtttgcaacgatatgctgtcgagatccacacacgaactgcctacaattggattactaacacgttaatctaactattcaaatatgaactacgtattaaccccttacaatattcggccaaccacacctacagatcatagtaagcttataagaaatcaataagcaactcattaacaaatttttgtcaatgtttaccacataatcataatttcactgcaagttgtcttcctgagtaacagtcactaaatcatttataactggagctacgaaactccaaatcaagttctgttaattttccttgaaaatagactcatatatcttctatccataaaattttcagaatttttggtttggccaatcaataccagatttttctcaaagtttcgcatgtttcactgtttgactaatctgaccactcttcattacgaatcaaatttctcattgtacagaattcaaaatatgttctcgtttatttcatttgaaactagactcaacaagctttaattacataatttattcagcttctaaatcatctcccacaatttatggtgattttccaaagtcacgttactgctgctgtcccaagcagatttattaccaaatcactctttcacacctaacttgcatgcttgttatttaaacatgtatatcaccaatcaatcatcacatatctatgattttacttaagtataatctccatttcatcattttaaagcacaacatgttagctgatttttccctttaacatctaaggcacatgcatgctcatttgtttggctcaacttcacctatcttccatttttcatcaaaagaacatgaaacaacaatcatttccttcattttaattcatgagtaaatgctcacaacacaactaaaaaccaaaatatgtttcaagagttaaggtagaatcaagatgaactcatgaacctcaaaataagaagcaaggtaccaagaacttaccttcaattttcctcctcctaatgaccgaatactcaagagctttctcctctcctttctcttctctaacttttagctatgatgaacaaagatggacaaaactttgttcttttcacccctttttcttttaataaaacttcatatttcatccatttaattctttaatacaaaagacatgaaattcttatcatgaaacatttacctaacccattatcatgaaacatttacctaacccattatcatggaacatttacctaacctattatcatggaacatttacctaacctattatcatgaaacatttacctaacctattatcaatttgtaccaatttgtaccataaattatggatatcaagtgtacattttatctacaacaacatgatggctagccacttcatgtaaaatgtgaggtttgtcatgcaaatcctcctattttgtactcctatttatttggccacttcaatttagcctatagcattttcaaacattttcacataggtcctatttcataattttactccctttttcttatggaacaaaaattaactaaaattaccgggttctatcttaagcttaggctttctagaggcccactaacataattaaacctatgccaacattcacaggattcccgaaaattggggcgttacacatacGGCCTAACatcatgcccgtgtgctagccatgtgtctcacatgatctgatcacatgcccatgtgccaggccgtgtagacTCAAAATGAGTCTTATTCACAAACTTACCAACCCTGCAAAACTCAAGCTTTAAGCTAACAATTTTCTTAACTTTCAACAATAATTCAttcaaccaatgtaccctcattggtaccacaatttaTGTCAAACATACTAGATGACCATAACAATCAAACATGCTTAGatttaacttcaaacattcatattctataCCATAGTTTAGCATCTTTAATTCCATTTACGATCATGTATTAAACAACAACTTAAtagcctaggtacatgccattttaccaaaaaGAAAGGTACTTCACCACTTTGATGTCCAGGATTGATTTGGATGCTGAGTCCTTAGCTCTTTAGTACCTAATCCTGCGCACAGAAataaaaccgtacgctgagtatacacttagtggtatttctataaactaacaCTTAAAgcattaataaattattaatacagtTAGCCTTATGCCTTTACTTTCTTGATTCTAAGGTTTGTTTACTCTTCTTTATTTCTTACCCTTTAATGTCATTAAACAATTCTTTACACATTTcgtatcattcaatactttcaataATCATACATCAGTATATCATTATATTCACTAACAGTCAACATTCAGTCATAATTAATAATCGATAATAGTCAGTCTACAGTACCTTCatatacccctattaacataattcGGACCTAAATGGATACACGGATCTAACCCACACACCAGAatagtatacagtgtttcatcagCAAAAGCTGGAATACACCGTAAGGGTAACAATAATAGTCAGGTACTGGGTACCTCTTCGGAATGAATCTGGAACAGTAACAATAAGGTGACACTTATAATatctcatcgacacaaagtcggaatatccctgaacacttccaatcctatggcatgccaactatatcaaaCTAGCCCGACtctgttaatagggttttcataatttgataataaatatacttacctttattttcatttattatatatttacggGAGTCACATCTATAAATATACAATAagtttagtttatagaaatacaaaccgtaattctcgagtttactcgatatcctcgttcgctttctcttttcccttcttcgATGACGTTTTCGGTGCTACGTTAGCAATCAAGCTTGAAActccaaaaccctaaattttccttttctttttctttccctttttccttttttctttccctACTATTCATGCATTTCTTTatctttttctttatgttttatttcttttattttctttattcattctttatttaataatatagtataattatataatataatataatttactttatattattattcttgatataataagtaaatacatatatatacatacatttatactaattaaattaatacacatgtatttatacttaccacacacttgtcacataaggcttatttgctaatttagtcccttgacttttctatagtttataactagactttcacactttattcaatttaatccttatacctaattaaccttaattaagctaaatttacttaattaagatctaattaacctctcacttaacttcataaatatttctaataaatatttatgaatccaaTTTTCAGAATCGAAGACCCCAAAAACTCACTTTTCCAATAACTTAAAAATTTAGGTCGttatatttctccccccttaataaatttcgtccacgaaatttacctgaaaaaaGATGGGGGTACTGTGATCTCATTGTATCCTCTGGTTCCCACGTTACTTCTTCAATATTATGACTTcttcataatacttttactaaggGAACTTGTTTATTACGTAATTCCTTTACCATTTTAACTCGTTCTTCTTCATGTGATAAATCAGGTCGAATCCCTATATCTTCAGTTGAAATCACATGAGAATGATCATATCTGTATCTTCTTAACATAGAAAtatggaaaacatcatgaatcttttgtaGTTCAGGAGGCAGAGCTAAATGGTATGCTACctgtccaattctttctataatcACATACGGTCCAATgtatcgtggactcaatttacccttccgATCAAATCTCAAGATTTTCTTCCAATGAGAGACTTTAAGatatactttgtctccaactgagTACTCAATGTCCCGTCGTTTCAGATCTGCGTATGATTTCTGCCTATCAAAAACTGCTTTTAATCTTTCTTGAATCTTTTTCATAGTGTTTTCCATTTCTTGAATCAACTCTGGATCgactatttttctttcattcaattccGTCCAACACATTGGTATCGACATCTCCGACCATACagagcttcatatggtgccatttgaatacttgattggaaactattattatatacaaaCTCAGCTAATGAtaaataacgttcccaacctgattcaaaatcaattataCAAGCTCGGAgaatgtcttctaaaatctgaatgacTCGTTCTGACTATctatcagtctgtggatgaaaagctgaCTAAAACAAAGTCGAGTACCGAGAGACTCTTGCAACTGTTTTTAGAACCTCGATGTAAACCATGGATCCTGGTCAGAAATTATTGATACAGGAataccatgtagtctcacaatttcCCGAATATAAGTTTCTGCCAGCTTTTGAAGTGACCAATCTGTTCTGACtgctataaaatgagctgactttgtgagccgatcaacaatcacccaaatagcatttttcttacttgcTGAAAATGGTAACCCGGTTACAAAGTCCATCGTGATgcagtcccatttccattcaggaatattaataAGCTAAAGTAATACAGTTGaaacctgatgctcggctttgacTCGTTGACATGTTAAACATTTAGCTACATATTCTACTATACCTttcttcatacctggccaccaatacagttccCATAAATCGCGATACATCTTTGTTCCTCTGGGATGTAATGCAAAAGAACTATCATGTGCTTCTTGGAgtatcaactcttttaattctgaaGTAGTTGGAATGCAAAATCAATTCTGATATCTCAAACAATCATGctcatcaatgctaaaattttctatCATACCATTCTGCACCATCTCTCTCTTCTTCATTAGTTTTTCATCTTCTAACTGTGTTGTTCTGATTTGATCAAACATTACTGGTTTTACTCTCAATTCAGCCAgaagacttccatcatcaacaaTATTGAGCTGTGCAAACATTGTCCTCAGTTCAACTGCAGCCTTTCTACTTAGTGCAttagctacaacattagctttacctggatgatagtctataacacagtcataatcttttaaaagctCTATCCACcaacgctgtctcaaatttaattctttttgtgaCAGaagatacttaagacttttatgatcagtgtagatatAACATTTCTCAACATAtagataatgtctccaaatctttagagcaaaaatGACACCTGCTAATTtcagatcatgagtcggataattacGTTCATGCGatttcaattgccgtgaagcataagcaattacTTTTCCAATTTGCATCAGTTCACATCCAAGTCCGTTCAATGAAGCATCAATATACACAATAAAATCTTTTCCCGATTCTGGCAAGGTCAACACTAGCGTTTCTGTCAACATTTGCTTCAATGTTTCAAAACTTTATTGACACTAATCATTCCAAACAAATGGGACATTCTTTTGCAGTAACTTTTTCATCGGTAAAGCTATCTTTGAGAATCCATTCACGAACCTTCGATAATATCCAGCTAAACCGAGGAAACTTCTTACTTCTGACACATTTTTGGGAACTTTCCACTGAACAATAGCTTTAATATTCTTTGGATCTACTCTGATTCCATCAGTCGATACGACATGGCCAAGAAATATGACCTTTgatagccaaaactcacatttactcaATTTCTCATATAATTGCTTTTCTCGCAATGTCTGTAAAACTATTCGGAGATGTTGCTCATGTTTTTCTTCAGATTtggagtataccaagatatcatcaataaagtcTACCACAAACTGgtctaagtatggctgaaaaatccagttcataagatccataaaaacaGTTggtgcatttgttaacccaaatggcatcacta
Above is a genomic segment from Gossypium arboreum isolate Shixiya-1 chromosome 8, ASM2569848v2, whole genome shotgun sequence containing:
- the LOC128296591 gene encoding uncharacterized protein LOC128296591, which produces MLTETLVLTLPESGKDFIVYIDASLNGLGCELMQIGKVIAYASRQLKSHERNYPTHDLKLAGKANVVANALSRKAAVELRTMFAQLNIVDDGSLLAELRVKPVMFDQIRTTQLEDEKLMKKREMVQNELKELILQEAHDSSFALHPRGTKMYRDLWELYWWPGSMVYIEVLKTVARVSRYSTLF